From the genome of Rhodohalobacter mucosus, one region includes:
- a CDS encoding endonuclease domain-containing protein: MKIYYNPKLKPLARKLRNNSTLAEILLWEEIKSDKMLGYCFLRQKPIGNFIVDFFCNKLKLVIEIDGDSHNEESFQKDMTRQHWLESIGLTVLRFDDIEVKKDMNNVLMSIEGWVRDYEESKGIFRE, from the coding sequence ATGAAAATTTATTACAACCCAAAACTCAAACCACTTGCTAGAAAACTTCGAAATAACTCGACTCTAGCAGAAATTCTCCTTTGGGAAGAGATCAAGAGTGATAAGATGTTGGGATATTGTTTTTTGAGACAAAAGCCTATAGGTAATTTTATTGTTGATTTTTTCTGCAACAAACTAAAACTGGTAATTGAAATTGATGGCGATTCGCACAATGAAGAATCCTTTCAAAAAGATATGACACGGCAGCACTGGCTTGAATCAATTGGATTGACTGTCCTCAGATTTGATGACATTGAAGTAAAGAAAGACATGAATAATGTATTAATGTCAATAGAAGGATGGGTTAGGGATTATGAAGAATCAAAAGGGATTTTTAGAGAATAA
- a CDS encoding efflux RND transporter periplasmic adaptor subunit has protein sequence MKLSTYSSIVILLIITACSGAEDPERPERPDDVDIRPDVIFAMADDEPLNVYIESQGVVEPLREIVIRPRISGFITESELDDGNRVEEGEVILAFDDEEWQYQLLQAQNEYESALVAYNIETRQRQGRNDSEQMDGDRMVRISTGLAAAEVALERAKLDLSYTTILAPFSGELSVPERITPGAYIGAGAELGRLIDDTTVLIRFDVLEAELNRLSRGMAVDLSTPSGIRKQGSVRALSPVVNTETKTGQVVVEVDNSDRALRPGMTVEGRIQIEQHEGIARVPRSAILERDGGRTLLFKLIGERVEWVYVDPEYQTSEWAIINHEQIAPGDTVAVDRHFALSHLQNVRPRMAGQMVMEEVEE, from the coding sequence ATGAAATTATCAACGTACTCATCAATTGTAATCTTATTAATAATTACCGCATGCTCCGGCGCCGAAGATCCTGAACGCCCCGAACGGCCGGATGATGTGGATATCCGGCCCGACGTCATTTTTGCGATGGCGGATGACGAGCCCCTTAATGTCTACATCGAAAGCCAGGGGGTGGTGGAGCCGCTGCGCGAGATCGTAATTCGTCCCCGTATCAGCGGGTTTATTACGGAAAGCGAGTTGGATGACGGCAATCGAGTGGAGGAGGGAGAGGTAATCCTCGCTTTTGACGACGAAGAATGGCAATACCAGCTGCTGCAGGCACAGAATGAGTATGAGTCGGCCCTGGTGGCGTATAACATTGAAACCCGTCAGCGGCAGGGCAGAAATGATTCTGAGCAGATGGACGGCGATCGGATGGTGCGCATCAGCACGGGACTGGCCGCGGCCGAGGTAGCCCTGGAGCGGGCCAAGCTGGATCTGTCGTACACCACTATTCTGGCTCCATTCAGCGGTGAACTGTCGGTACCCGAACGAATCACGCCCGGCGCCTATATTGGTGCAGGTGCCGAACTTGGACGCCTCATCGACGACACCACGGTACTGATTCGATTCGATGTGCTCGAAGCGGAACTCAACCGCCTGAGCCGCGGCATGGCCGTGGATCTTTCAACACCCTCCGGTATCCGGAAACAGGGCAGCGTGAGGGCGCTTTCGCCGGTGGTGAATACGGAAACCAAAACGGGTCAGGTGGTCGTGGAAGTGGATAACAGCGACCGTGCACTGCGGCCGGGCATGACCGTGGAAGGAAGAATACAGATTGAGCAGCATGAAGGCATTGCACGCGTACCGCGGTCGGCCATCCTGGAGCGTGACGGCGGACGAACCCTGCTGTTCAAGCTGATTGGTGAACGCGTGGAGTGGGTCTACGTGGATCCCGAGTATCAGACATCCGAGTGGGCCATCATCAACCATGAACAGATCGCCCCCGGCGATACAGTAGCCGTTGACCGGCACTTCGCCCTGAGCCACCTGCAGAATGTGAGGCCGCGGATGGCGGGTCAGATGGTGATGGAGGAGGTGGAAGAGTGA